One stretch of Pyrenophora tritici-repentis strain M4 chromosome 4, whole genome shotgun sequence DNA includes these proteins:
- a CDS encoding SPS1, Serine-threonine protein kinase codes for MASGSTSSNVVGVHYRVGKKIGEGSFGVIFEGTNLLNQQQVAIKFEPRKSDAPQLRDEYRTYKILVGCPGIPNVYYFGQEGLHNILVIDLLGPSLEDLFDHCNRKFSIKTVVMVAKQMLSRVQTIHEKNLIYRDIKPDNFLIGRPGSKSANVIHVVDFGMAKQYRDPKTKQHIPYRERKSLSGTARYMSINTHLGREQSRRDDLEALGHVFMYFLRGGLPWQGLKAATNKQKYEKIGEKKQTTPIKDLCDGFPEEFNKYLSYVRNLGFEDTPDYDYLRELFTQALKSTGEVEDGEYDWMKLNNGKGWEVLKSHPSAAQAMHHSNVNPNSSMAVNLQGQQHRQQKTHLPIDHHRLNEPLPKPGATRAQAGRSPRENMNRDSQVKRKSMGELAPPEGASTQAQ; via the exons ATGGCGAGCGGCAGCACGAGTTCAAACGTCGTGGGCGTGCACTACCGCGTCGGCAAGAAGATTGGCGAGGGCAGCTTTGGCGTCATCTTCGAGGGCACCAACTTGCTCAACCAGCAGCAGGTCGCCATCAAGTTCGAGCCAAGGAAGAGCGATGCTCCGCAACTACGCGATGAGTATCGCACGTACAAGATTCTTGTGGGCTGCC CTGGGATTCCTAATGTCTACTACTTTGGGCAGGAGGGCCTCCACAACATCCTGGTCATCGACCTGCTCGGCCCCAGTTTGGAGGACCTGTTCGACCACTGCAACAGGAAATTTTCCATCAAGACGGTTGTCATGGTAGCCAAGCAGATG CTCTCACGCGTCCAGACCATCCACGAGAAGAACCTCATCTACCGCGACATCAAGCCCGACAACTTCCTGATTGGCCGCCCCGGCTCCAAGAGCGCCAATGTCATCCACGTCGTCGACTTTGGCATGGCCAAGCAGTACCGCGACCCCAAGACCAAGCAGCACATTCCCTACAGAGAGCGCAAGTCTCTTTCCGGAACGGCTCGATACATGAGTATCAACACCCATCTGGGACGCGAGCAGTCGCGTCGCGACGATCTCGAGGCCCTTGGTCACGTATTCATGTACTTTCTGCGCGGCGGACTGCCATGGCAAGGTCTCAAGGCCGCTACCAACAAGCAAAAGTACGAGAAGATTggagagaagaagcagaCGACGCCCATCAAGGATCTGTGCGATGGCTTCCCTG AGGAGTTCAACAAGTACCTCAGCTACGTCCGTAACCTGGGCTTCGAGGACACGCCCGACTACGACTACCTACGCGAGCTCTTCACGCAGGCGCTCAAGAGCACCGGAGAGGTCGAGGATGGCGAGTACGACTGGATGAAGCTCAACAACGGAAAGGGCTGGGAGGTGCTCAAGTCGCACCCTTCCGCTGCGCAGGCCATGCATCACTCAAACGTGAACCCCAACTCGTCCATGGCTGTGAACCTCCAGGGCCAGCAACACAGGCAGCAGAAGACCCATCTGCCCATCGACCACCACCGCTTAAACGAGCCGCTGCCCAAGCCGGGAGCGACGCGCGCCCAGGCCGGACGAAGCCCAAGAGAAAACATGAACCGCGACTCGCAGGTCAAGAGGAAGAGCATGGGCGAGCTCGCGCCACCAGAAGGCGCATCGACGCAGGCTCA GTAG
- a CDS encoding Nucleoporin-C multi-domain protein codes for MFSPEASIQSARSSLRNPRRRQRKDSDGPQQQRSRKRSKLNDDSFKDPAVPHMNGNGSALINGHAVQSPENSVVLVDMPVREKKTAPKRAPKEDTGSYLTKNANYSVKKLPGFPSALLRPSTPIYATALPSAGLALALTHERALVWDYSAPSGPTKVISLNLNFGLKSIEPLPLGAIVRNGPTNDYGVVALAPSTGKIGFWENIDSADTQSLYPQRQQGVEGFVKLYSGETITNLVDVDHAGYVLVFSSGRLAQLTLRDSQGRPNVTTAVLSAPNGSGGSFFSFKGLLGAAIRKTIASVKARTSQSKGHMDVISVTKNALFQTWDLSWSGQHNHQRDVDVHDAILSAVQARTAPEIRSQHQIQVLDFAIMDAQQGQEAVDLLVLVALSGHDSLDYFLLEVELSRTEGTINRTIPIRNFQQPQLQKEPTGTLLLPQPGHTAYVQFPGAMFVASLAQPQESPEAQLLADSGSLVLPFQDTVYFRPDVTLSGTVMDTTARKDKRATALIFAQQFGILQISALPPATDDEDKERLKVTARSKLEQATFFSMVPGNIIDFSVKSRFSFAEEETAQAALAISAGILSSSYDYLEKAISNMDEQFQKRATALQTLVSQLQTEYPPMSFQTKWQLLWHAEKLIAAHKLWNWYQDKLQDQQANPDAYPENILMSDIVRALNERYKTAINREHGETDSIRQFFLKDVDSIQTLIPWGWFYLRTFYMKEGAKETPSVMQRLSEGADVMLVVLETAFEFRQANIEAYGLESDSLDDGILKAEYGYDMLPQFWTSSHNIVSSLRSFIDVGRNLAVENYEEGYQELLAQKIGKDNPRLVKLGCQTHIERFQWALAQSDEKTRAMGRSLKDEWNNNVRPSHIMGLMEIGLATEGMKLAEQYHDMSTLVNLIWEETTWLESEKASTRSKMEQAESTVKLNRIKERIARYFEVYGDDWADAFYSKYIRQNQAGQLFTKEYLNQPALTRFLRAEPSRVRLGWINEVWGEKNYEAAAEALYEAGSKQETNSWCQRVELSMAKLALLCKKEAKPGHEQQLLADARREKPKALKVREAMFQSIEQQLEYTKIQEEVYERLLPIITGALDEDSAVDLLMAEFGQGRLRDRPAHQSILRQGLENLVRHQVIDPALMIDILTLMNADDSEDGITLLQGDEFIYAFRVLLVNWNNIHRTTRDGLVKLVWKRLLLKDDWATINNTKEITDAKINEMLQDTALVYTFRELGRLCAGNSFARVVLPKNLQELLGAGGTHGELCVRFAAEDLREPIIKDNLLDDDTLREHLDKNRLVHWFSAAYQAAKLVMSEQGKSQNGPAGAPMMGNGVAPETRTEAEADLDREAAGSDTFDGDDESALDHDDVEMRDL; via the exons CTCAACGACGACAGCTTCAAGGACCCGGCCGTCCCCCATATGAATGGAAATGGAAGCGCCCTGATAAACGGCCATGCCGTCCAGAGCCCTGAGAATTCGGTTGTGCTGGTCGACATGCCCGTTCGCGAGAAGAAGACAGCTCCAAAGCGCGCGCCCAAGGAAGACACGGGCTCGTATCTC ACCAAGAATGCAAACTACAGCGTCAAGAAACTCCCCGGGTTCCCGTCAGCACTACTCCGCCCTTCCA CTCCCATATATGCAACTGCTCTTCCATCTGCCGGCCTTGCGCTCGCCCTCACACACGAACGCGCCCTCGTCTGGGACTACAGCGCCCCGAGCGGTCCTACCAAGGTCATCTCCCTAAACCTGAACTTCGGTCTGAAATCGATTGAGCCTTTGCCTCTGGGCGCCATCGTTCGCAACGGTCCCACAAATGACTATGGTGTTGTCGCACTCGCACCGTCAACAGGAAAGATTGGCTTTTGGGAAAACATCGACAGCGCCGACACGCAAAGCCTATATCCTCAGCGACAGCAGGGAGTCGAGGGATTCGTCAAGCTATACTCTGGAGAGACTATTACCAACCTGGTGGATGTCGACCACGCGGGCTACGTACTCGTCTtcagcagcggcaggctCGCTCAATTGACCCTGCGCGATTCCCAAGGCAGACCGAATGTCACGACGGCCGTATTGAGCGCGCCAAATGGCTCGGGAGGAAGCTTCTTCAGCTTCAAAGGGCTTCTGGGAGCAGCTATTCGCAAGACCATAGCTTCAGTCAAGGCACGGACATCGCAATCCAAGGGACACATGGACGTCATTTCCGTCACAAAGAACGCCCTCTTCCAGACGTGGGATTTGAGTTGGTCGGGACAACATAATCATCAGCGAGATGTGGACGTACACGATGCCATTCTCTCAGCAGTCCAGGCTCGCACAGCGCCCGAGATACGCAGCCAGCACCAGATCCAAGTGCTGGACTTTGCCATTATGGACGCACAGCAGGGCCAGGAGGCGGTCGACCTACTTGTTCTGGTGGCTCTGTCTGGACATGATTCATTGGATTACTTTCTACTCGAAGTAGAGCTATCTAGGACAGAGGGTACCATCAACAGGACCATACCGATCCGCAACTTCCAGCAACCCCAACTCCAAAAGGAACCTACTGGAACGCTTCTGCTTCCGCAACCTGGACACACCGCATACGTTCAATTCCCGGGAGCCATGTTCGTTGCGTCCCTCGCTCAACCACAGGAGAGCCCGGAAGCACAGCTGCTCGCAGACTCTGGTAGTCTTGTTTTGCCGTTCCAAGACACTGTATACTTCCGCCCAGATGTGACTCTCTCTGGCACCGTCATGGATACAACAGCACGGAAAGACAAGCGAGCGACCGCACTCATCTTTGCTCAGCAGTTCGGAATCTTGCAGATTAGTGCGCTTCCACCAGCGACGGACGACGAAGACAAGGAACGGCTCAAGGTTACTGCGCGCAGCAAGCTCGAACAAGCTACATTTTTCAGTATGGTCCCCGGCAACATCATAGACTTCTCCGTAAAGTCACGCTTTTCCTTCGCCGAAGAAGAGACTGCCCAGGCTGCTCTCGCCATTAGTGCTGGCATTCTAAGCTCTTCCTACGACTACCTAGAGAAGGCCATCTCGAACATGGACGAACAATTCCAAAAACGCGCCACCGCACTACAAACCCTCGTCTCTCAGCTCCAGACTGAGTATCCACCAATGTCCTTCCAGACAAAGTGGCAGCTCTTGTGGCATGCGGAAAAGCTGATAGCTGCACATAAGCTATGGAACTGGTACCAGGACAAGCTGCAAGACCAACAAGCCAACCCGGATGCTTACCCGGAGAACATTCTCATGAGCGATATTGTTAGGGCTCTCAATGAACGCTACAAGACAGCCATCAACCGTGAGCATGGCGAAACTGACAGCATCCGACAATTCTTCCTCAAGGACGTCGACTCTATCCAAACCTTGATCCCATGGGGCTGGTTCTATCTGCGAACCTTTTACATGAAAGAGGGTGCAAAGGAGACACCATCAGTAATGCAGAGGCTGAGTGAGGGTGCTGATGTTATGCTCGTCGTTCTGGAGACAGCCTTTGAGTTCCGACAAGCCAACATTGAGGCGTACGGCCTGGAGTCCGACTCTCTCGATGATGGTATCCTCAAAGCTGAATACGGCTACGATATGCTACCACAATTCTGGACATCGTCACACAACATTGTCAGCTCCCTCCGTAGCTTCATCGATGTTGGCCGCAACCTTGCAGTGGAGAATTACGAAGAAGGCTACCAAGAGCTTCTTGCACAAAAGATCGGCAAGGATAATCCCCGCCTCGTCAAGCTGGGATGCCAGACCCATATCGAACGCTTCCAGTGGGCTCTCGCGCAGAGTGACGAGAAGACACGAGCCATGGGCCGCAGTCTAAAGGATGAGTGGAACAACAATGTCCGGCCGTCGCACATTATGGGTTTGATGGAGATTGGACTCGCTACAGAAGGGATGAAACTCGCTGAGCAGTATCATGACATGTCCACACTCGTCAACCTGATTTGGGAGGAGACGACTTGGCTCGAGTCTGAAAAAGCAAGCACACGCAGCAAGATGGAGCAGGCCGAAAGCACTGTCAAGCTCAACCGAATCAAAGAGCGCATTGCGCGATACTTTGAGGTCTATGGCGATGACTGGGCTGATGCATTCTACTCAAAGTACATCCGACAAAACCAAGCCGGCCAACTCTTCACAAAAGAGTATCTCAACCAGCCGGCACTCACAAGGTTTTTGCGAGCTGAACCGTCGCGGGTGCGGCTTGGGTGGATCAACGAAGTGTGGGGTGAGAAGAACTACGAGGCGGCAGCCGAAGCTCTCTACGAGGCGGGATCGAAACAGGAGACGAACTCATGGTGCCAGCGTGTGGAGCTTTCCATGGCCAAGCTTGCTTTACTTTGCAAGAAGGAAGCAAAACCCGGCCATGAGCAGCAACTACTGGCTGATGCGCGCCGAGAGAAGCCAAAGGCGCTAAAAGTACGCGAGGCCATGTTTCAGAGCATTGAACAGCAGTTGGAGTACACCAAGATCCAAGAGGAGGTCTACGAGCGGCTGCTGCCAATCATTACGGGCGCTCTGGACGAGGACTCGGCCGTCGATTTGTTGATGGCAGAGTTTGGGCAAGGGCGTCTGAGGGACCGACCTGCGCACCAGTCCATCCTTAGACAAGGCTTGGAGAATCTCGTCCGTCACCAGGTCATCGATCCGGCACTTATGATTGACATTCTTACTCTGATGAACGCAGACGACAGTGAGGATGGCATCACTTTGCTGCAAGGTGACGAGTTCATCTACGCTTTCAGGGTTCTACTGGTCAACTGGAACAACATCCACCGAACGACGCGTGACGGGCTCGTCAAGCTTGTGTGGAAGCGCCTCTTGCTCAAGGATGACTGGGCCaccatcaacaacaccaagGAGATTACCGACGCCAAGATCAACGAAATGCTGCAGGACACTGCGTTAGTATATACGTTCCGGGAATTGGGTAGACTATGTG CTGGCAATAGTTTTGCGAGAGTCGTCTTGCCCAAGAACTTGCAAGAGCTCCTTGGCGCCGGTGGCACACACGGGGAACTATGCGTCCGCTTTGCGGCCGAAGACCTCCGGGAGCCCATTATCAAGGATAACCTCCTCGACGACGATACGCTCCGCGAACACTTGGACAAGAATAGGCTAGTCCATTGGTTCTCGGCGGCGTACCAAGCGGCCAAACTGGTCATGTCTGAACAGGGCAAATCCCAGAATGGGCCGGCGGGCGCTCCGATGATGGGGAATGGGGTAGCACCTGAGACAAGGACGGAAGCGGAGGCGGACCTGGACCGGGAAGCAGCTGGTTCGGACACGTTTGACGGCGATGATGAGAGCGCACTGGATCACGACGACGTTGAGATGCGCGACTTGTAA